The genomic DNA CACACATGACACCCATGGTCAATCCTGTTGGAATCCCTCAGCCTCCAGCACCGCCTCTGCCTCCACAACCTCCTGCTGAAGAGCAGCCACCTCCACCTGATGAACCAGAACCAAAGAGGCAGAGAGCAGATGATGCTTCTCTTATCCCGGCAGAGCAGTTCCTCACTCAGCATCCGGTAATGGCACTGGCAgtccttttttattttgtccTTACATTACATGTTGTTCTAGTTATTTTGCTATATAGACATGTGGTATTCTAATGCAGTCTCCTGTCTGCAGGGTCCTGTTATCATCTCAGTATCTGTACCCAACCTTGATGAAGGAAATCTGCATGGCCAAGTTTTGGAGATTCACGTCCAATCACTGTCAGACACAGTAGGTAGTTTGAAGGAGCAGATTGCTGGAGAGTTGCTGCTCCCTGCTAATAAGCAGAAGTTGAGCGTGAGGACTAGTTTCCTCAAATACAACCTTTCTCTTGCTTACTACAATGTGGGTCCTGGAGTGGTGATCAATCTAACACTGAGGGAGCGTGGTAGGAGAAATAAATGGAGAAAGAAATGAAGGAGAAAGAAATGAAAGCCTTTTCAACCTCAGCACAGTGTCAGGTTAATGCTTAGAACCATTGTTCAGAGCTATCATGGAGAACCTTTTTACTGGATCTTGCCGCGGTATTTTTTGTATTATTTTATTGAGCACAATCTTTGGCGTTATATGAACGCTGTTCTTTCCTCTTATGTCAATGGTGTGAGGTTCTACCTTGACGTAGCTTGTAATATTTTACTGGAGGTTTGCTACTGGATAGCCTActtcaacttgcttgggaaaaaaggctatgttgttgttgttgctactGGATACCTTGGCCAGTTGGCCACTTAAACTCTGTATCACATGTCTTCTTTAGCTTCTTCTGGTTGGTCTTAGTGTCTGCAGAGCTCCTATTTTCTGCGTTATGATTTTATCTTTCTTATGGGAGTATGTCGAGTGAATTTTTCTTTGGGGAAGTCgtgtcttcctcctcctgctgaaTGGTCTTCCAAGTTATCTGTATGTATCTGTGGGGTTTCAGCAATGGAAATACCAAGTATTGGTTGCTTTTTACAGTTCATCTGAAGAGTTGAGCGCCTTGGATGAGAAGGTAGTGGCATTCAATTACTTGACTAGCATATTTAACTTTCACATCATAAGCTGCCCCAGCCTGGTTTATGTTCATTTCAAACATTCATTGAATTCATCTATGATATATTGCATATAAACGACTGTCCCAGGTTGCTGTCACCAAGGAAAATGCTGCATGGGTCTTACATCAGACTCAGTTTATGCCTGTTCCACCGTGCTCATTTCCAATGCCCTCGCCACCACACATGACACCCATGGTCAATCCTGTTGGAATCCCTCAGCCTTCAGCACCGCCTCTGCCTCCACAACCTCCTGCTAAGAGCAGCCATCTCCACCTGATGAACCAGAACCAAAGAGGCAGAGAGCAGATGATGCTTCTCTTATCCCGGCAGAGCAGTTCCTCACTCAGCATCCGGTAATGGCACTGGCAGTCCATTTTTATTTTGTCCTTACATTACATGTTGTTCTAGTTATTTTGCTATATAGACATGTGGTATTCTAATGCAGTCTCCTGTCTGCAGGGTCCTGTTATCATCTCAGTATCTGTACCCAACCTTGATGAAGGAAATCTGCATGGCCAAGTTTTGGAGATTCACGTCCAATCACTGTCAGACACAGTAGGTAGTTTGAAGGAGCAGAATGCTGGAGAGTTGCAGCTCCCTGCTAATAAGCAGAAGTTGAGCGTGAGGACTAGTTTCCTCAAATACAACCTTTCTCTTGCTTACTACAATGTGGGTCCTGGAGTGGTGATCAATCTAACACTGAGGGAGCGTGGTAGGAGAAATAAATGGAGAAAGAAATGAAGGAGAAAGAAATGAAAGCCTTTTCAACCTCAGCACAGTGTCAGGTTAATGCTTAGAACCATTGTTCAGAGCTATCATGGAGAACCTTTTTACTGGATCTTGCTGCGGTATTTTTTGTATTATTTTATTGAGCACAATCTTTGGCGTTATATGAACGCTGTTCTTTCCTCTTATGTCAATGGTGTGAGGTTCTACCTTGACGTAGCTTGTAATATTTTACTGGAGGTTTGCTACTGGATAGCCTAcctcaacttgcttgggaaaaaaggctatgttgttgttgttgctactGGATACCTTGGCCAGTTGGCCACTTAAACTCTGTATCACATGTCTTCTTTAGCTTCTTCTGGTTGGTCTTAGTGTCTGCAGAGCTCCTATTTTCTGCGTTATGATTTTATCTTTCTTATGGGAGTATGTCGAGTGAATTTTTCTTTGGGGAAGTCgtgtcttcctcctcctgctgaaTGGTCTTCCAAGTTATCTGTATGTATCTGTGGGGTTTCAGCAATGGAAATACCAAGTATTGGTTGCTTTTTACAGTTCATCTGAAGAGTTGAGCGCCTTGGAT from Panicum virgatum strain AP13 chromosome 7N, P.virgatum_v5, whole genome shotgun sequence includes the following:
- the LOC120681329 gene encoding probable splicing factor 3A subunit 1 — encoded protein: MNAVLSSYVNGVRFYLDVACNILLEQWKYQVLVAFYSSSEELSALDEKVAVTKENAAWVLHQTQFMPVPPCSFSMPSPPHMTPMVNPVGIPQPPAPPLPPQPPAEEQPPPPDEPEPKRQRADDASLIPAEQFLTQHPGPVIISVSVPNLDEGNLHGQVLEIHVQSLSDTVGSLKEQIAGELLLPANKQKLSVRTSFLKYNLSLAYYNVGPGVVINLTLRERGRRNKWRKK
- the LOC120681330 gene encoding probable splicing factor 3A subunit 1, translating into MGLTSDSVYACSTVLISNALATTHDTHEQPSPPDEPEPKRQRADDASLIPAEQFLTQHPGPVIISVSVPNLDEGNLHGQVLEIHVQSLSDTVGSLKEQNAGELQLPANKQKLSVRTSFLKYNLSLAYYNVGPGVVINLTLRERGRRNKWRKK